The genomic region CACTTCGCTGATGCCCGTCACATTATAAATGATGTCAGAATGTTATTCTTAGAGCTATTCTAAGATTCATAAAAATGAATAACTCGCATCATAAAAAACACAGGTTACCTAAAACATTGAAATTATTTACACAACCACTTATTTCATAGCCCAAAGACTTCAAGGGTTTAGAAAAATTTGTTTCTGATTTGTTGGATGGTGAGGAGGGATCATCTGAGAAAATGGGCCCAGTATGATTTAGCCTCAAGTGAAAATCACTGCTAATGCAAGCCAGGCTTTTTGAATTAAATGCCAATGTTAATGGAATACTCTGCAGCGTGGACCCATCTTAAGTCATGGCAGTGAACAGATCACGTGTACGTACGGTCTGGAGTAGAGGCTGTAAGGTGGAGGAGACACCATCATCTGGCTTAGTACGGACACTAAAATCAGGACGACGATGGGCATGAGCTGAATAAACATTGAAAAACCAccctagaaaaaaaaaacaacaggggTACAATGAGCAAGACTTGCacaactacaatattgttcagTCAGCCACATGCACTCAAATTGTAATTTCATCATAATCTGTGTAAATGGAATTATTTAATATAAAAACTAAAAATCTGAACACTTACATCTCCTCTCTCTTCTGTTCTCTCTTGTCTGTAATCTGTCTGTTGGCTATAGTTCGTCCTGCCGTTGCTGTGCGCTGTGGGTACAGAGGAGCACAGCTAAAATATTTTATGATGTGAACAGATAATAAAACTAAAACACATCTAACATGTAAAAGCACAGAGGTAAAAGTTTCACTGGAAATGAGTTTGACTGTGTTACTTAATCttttaataaatgtaaaattcTGAAATCAATATTTTGGAGTATGGGTGGCAGCCAAGGCAACTTGTTAGCAGTGCAGAAGTTTCCCGGTTCAAAAGTTACCCTTTGGTGGATATACGTTCCTTTCCCTTTTCACACATACTTTGCAGAACCCGACAAGCTAAATAAATCAGATTCCTCAAAATTTTTGCCAGAATCACTGACTTAAAACTCAAAAGCATGTGGAACCACAATAAAGTAGACAAATTACTGGctagacaacaacaaaaagttctGAGTGCAACAGATTTACCAACGCCTTTCCGTTATGTGGAGTGTGTGCACAGCTTGCTTACAGGAGGGGAAGTTGCCTCCAAAGAACATGTTGAAGAGATCCTCAGGAGAGATATCAGCTTCAAAGCCTCTGTGGAAGGCAAACCCTCCTCCGTGTGCAGGGCCTGGGGTGGTTGGCTCCTCACCCCCTGTCAAGTCATACTGCCGCCGTTTGTCCGCATTGCTCAGTACTGCGTACGCATTACCAATTTCTAGGAAAAGAAATCAGACAATGCAGGTGTCTAATAGAAAAGAATGCGCCAATCATCTAGCAGTAAAGTGGAAACTTTACctttcaaaatgtaaaaaaaaaaagaaacttgcaCAAACATTTGATCTACATGCAAACTAATTACACCAACAGCATACAGTCTGCATTTTAAACAGCTTAGGAACCAATCAGAAAATGAGATCATCATCATAATGACTTTTAAAGGCTTCAGTTGCTCCAGGTGCATGATTTTTGTCTGGATGGAACTTAAGGGCCAGTTTCCTGTAGGCTTTCTTGAGGtcgtcttcactggcttcctgactGACACCCAGCACTTCATAGTAGTCCTTACACCACTTTATTCTGAAAGACAAGAGAGTGAAGGAGTTCAACATTAACCAGCAGGCTGTTTTCTCCTCCAGTTTGTATCCGGTGTATATGTCAAAGTAGAGTGCGCGATTTGGTAGAATCGGAGtctctactacaacccctggcaaaaattatgaaatcaccggcctcggaggatgttcattcagttgtttaattttgtagaaaaaaagcagatcacagacatgacacaaaactaaagtcatttcaaatggcaactttctggctttaagaaacactataacaaatcaggaaaaaaaaaaaattgtggcagtcagtaacggttacttttttagaccaagcagagggaaaaaaatatggactcactcaattctgaggaaaaaattatggaatcatgaaaaacaaaagaacgctccaacacatcactagtaccgtattttccggactataagtcgcacttttttacatgttttggccgggggtgcgacctatactccggtgcgacttataaatgaaaaatataccggtaggatctcaattaatttactgtaacaaaacaattttacgtgacagagtcgatctatgttttaaaatggccaccagaaaaggaaatgcaatgcatcatggacactgtagtatggcggccgtcctataagtcacgctggtcgcgataacctatcagagaacagaacgttggacgcgtattcctcacctcacccacagcgtgtgaagctgacgaatacggtgcttgctgttattccggcatggcgaacaaaacagcttcaacccttggatatcagtgtgagcagagtgtttaagttgacgctgagagctgcatgggagcactgagcgacggcggaggattagcgtctgcacttggaaggagctggatcgacaacgctgggtggtcatgagctgcgctgcatggtgctgcatggttcggctcgcaatgtggtccgcaaaatacaaacatatccgtaggtaaaatgcagctcacgagagggcactcaaggcttgtgtgactgttcctgcgacttctgactaccatagaaaaataaaaatttcaacgttactgataacttaacaagacaacggagaaggcccgaaaaaatgccaccaaaaagaaaatcatactctgcagattgtaagttacgactggtgaaatatgcatctgaaaacggtagccgtcacaatattatcatctgaacttttcatgttaagttaacatacctgtatgtccatgggacttatagtccagtgcaacttatttatggtttatttttctttataatgataaagtggctggtgcgacttatactccggtgcgacttatttatggtttatttttctttataatggatataatggctggtgcgacttatactccggtgcgacttatagtccggaaaatacggtattttgttgcactacctctggcttttataacagcttgcagtctctgaggcatggacttaatgagtgacaaacagtactcttcatcaatgtggctccaactttctctgattgctgttgccagatcagctttgcaggttggagccttgtcatggaccattttcttcaacttccaccaaagattttcaattggattaagatccggactatttgcaggccatgacattgaccctatgtgtttttttgcaaggaatgttttcacagtttttgctctatggcaagatgcattatcatcttgaaaaatgatttcatcatccccaaacatcctttcaattgatgggataagaaaagtgtccaaaatatcaacgtaaacttgtgcatttattgatgatgtaatgacagccatctccccagtgcctttccctgacatgcagccccatatcatcaatgactgtggaaatttacatgttctcttcaggcagtcatctttataaatctcattggaacggcactgaacaaaagttccagcatcatcaccttgcccaatgcagattcgagattcatcactgaatatgactttcatccagtcatccacagtccacgattgcttttccttagcccattgtaaccttgtttttttctgtttaggtcttaatgatggctttcgtttagcttttctgtatgtaaatcccatttcctttaggcggtttcttacagttctgtcacagacgttgactccagtttcctcccattcgttcctcatttgttttgttgtgcatttttgatttttgagacatattgctttaagttttctgtcttgacgctttgatgtcttccttggtctaccagtatgtttgcctttaacaaccttcccatgttgtttgtatttggtccagaatttagacacagctgactgtgaacaaccaacatcttttgcaacattgcgtgatgatttaccctcttttaagagtttgataatcctctcctttgtttcaactgacatatctcgtgttggagccatgattcatgtcagtccacttggtgcaacagctctctaagGTGTGATCGCTCctgtttagatgcagactaacaagcagatctgatttgatgcaggtgttagttttggggatgaaaatttacagggtgattccataattttttcctcagaattgagtgagtccatatttttttccctctgcttggtctaaaaaagtaaccgttactgactgccacaatttttttttcctgatttcttatagtgtttcttaaagccagaaagttgccatttgaaatgactttagttttgtgtcatgtctgtgatctgcttttttctacaaaattaaacaactgaatgaacatcctccgaggctggtgattccataattattgccaggggttgtagtagagtCTCCGATCGGGAGCTGTACAAGTAGAGTCTTCAATCAGACAATATACCAGAAGAATTTCCGATCGGAGAATCTACTGGCGGAATCCCAGTAGAAACTCCGATCAGAAACTTTACTAGTAGAGATTCCGATCAGGAACTGTACTAGTAGAGTCTCCAATTGGACAATCTACTAGTAGAGTTTCCGTTGACTATAAGTTCttactttcttactgtgatcacttggctctaatgtgaagttgatgtgacagatatttttctaatttccaAAATAAGGTATTGATGTCATTCCATGTCTAGATATCATCTTGTCATGATAATAttgataatgaatggcttggtagaATCTGAGTCTCTACTAGTAGAGTCTCCGATCAGAGTATCTGCTGGTAGAGTCTCCGATTCTGCCAGTAGAGACTCCGATCGGAGATTCTACTAGTAGGATTTCTGATTCTACCAAATCGTAGACTCTACTTTGACATATATTTACACATCCATTTCTACACGCTGAGAAAACTAAGCATGAGGAATGTTAAAATTGTGGAGTACACCGCTGTGCAGTACCTGTATCATTAACACATAATAAAGAGCCAATGAATGTCTGTTGGGACTGTGTATTTGCTGCATTTAGCCTTCCCAACTTTCCACAAAAGGTTTTTCTCAGAACTCAATGTCCCTAAATTAAAGTCATTTTTGAAGATCAACGCAAAATGTAAGTTGCAAAACTACACAACACCTCTAATTCCTTTTTAATCATATTGCATTTGTATCTGCAGCCATGTGGGAGGAGTCACATTAACGAGAATTCATGACATAATGACAGACACACCCCAAACCTGCAGCACCTGCGACATATTACAGTGGGAGCTACACAGTGACTTTACAGCAACAACCCAGCATTTCTTATACATGAAACTGTAATCACATTACATTTGTCTTAACACAGTGATGTAACATGTTACTGTTCTAAAGTCAGTAATCACAGTGCAGTTCATAGAAATGTGCCAAAATTACTGAATTCCCCTGAATGTAACTTGACCACACAACTTTGTTTCTTCTCACGATGAAGCTGAAGaacagaagaataaacagaactgCTGACATCCATTCTGATGCAACTTTCAAGGGACAGTGCATGCTTAAGTTAAAAGTAAATTATTCAAAGTGGAGGCAAAACATGTGGCTTAATAAGCTTCATTAATTTACATGCTCTCCTTCTGTACACACAAGTCAAACACTGGTTAATTATTTTCCTAAAGAAATATATTCATGGGTCCACTAATGTAGCAAGAAAATTATTAGTAAATGCATGTGGTGACTTGTGTGTCGGTGTGTCAGGTTGTGGTGTGCATAAACACATTCTACAAATGCACATAAAATTGCGCACATGCattcagaatgtgtgtgtgtgtgtgtaaaatcagATTtattagtgtatatatatatctgtaaATGTGTAGACAAATGTCTTGTTATGACATGAAAATGAGGCTGAGGTCATGtggttttgtttaattttgtaattcCTCAGAAACCATGTGGATCTggtctacaacaacaacaaagcagaTACACAGTTTCACTTTTGGCCTTCAAAGGAAGAAAGGTAAAGAGAAACAATACAGGCAATCGACTATGGggcggaggggggggggggggggggttgtgagtCAAGGATCAATATGTGACATAGATTATACTGAGGTAAATTCTTGGATTCTGTATCTGCAGCAGAAATTTTCCTGTTGCATGCCTGTGATTTCACTTGACGTTCTTTCTTTTGGGAAACTTACATTAACAGCATGGTACGTCACTTAATTTCagcaataaagaaaaataaacaaaagttaTTTAAAACATAGGCTAATGGATAGTATATTCATTGCTAATAATCCAGTCACTCACCATTTTCAAATTATACAATATTTTATGTTGCACACAATACTCTCCCCAACTTATACACTGCACTCTACACTTACATAGCAACACTACTCTTCCCTGtctattttttaattattcccaCCCCATTTAAATTTCATAGACTGTTTGTTGATGCAGACAAAAACATATGATTAGTGGTTGAGTGATACAGTGATTGAAGAATCCTATTATTAAGCAAAAATGATTATTTCCTTTAAAGAGtgttccagtaaaaaaaaaaaaaaaaagtcaatttttTACATAATGCATCCCAAAATAATTTAACCAATTCTAAAAGCTCCctccatttttatgtattttgtaaCTAATGTCATATGTGCtttaaaagaaattttttttactCCATTTCAAACCTTCAAAATGACAAGGAAACACATTAATAGGGATGACAAGGGGAAAGTGTGCAGAGCGCAAAAAGGAGGAAAATGTTATCAGCTAAAGATAAGGATGAGCTGGCAAAGCAAAgggaaagaataaaaaaaaccaTATCAAAAACtggtgaagaaaaagaagagctcCTGCAGGATAAAAGAGAATGGGCATCAAAGCTGAGGAAAGAAAAAATTAATCTCAGTGCCAGACAAAGAGCTGGCACTTATGTGaaagacaataacaaaaaataTTGTATATAAAGAGGCTTAACATGATAATAACAGTTCTCATTCTCTTTTTAATAGTTAGAATCAATAGTAGTATTTACATTCACATAGTGACTGCCTTATAAAGAGACTCATCACAAGCCCAATTTTTCTCCAAATCGCAGACAAGATGAGAACCTTTTAGTAACATTTTATCAATCATTCATTAACCAATtacaaaaacatatatcattcCAGCCCTGGAACGGAGTACAAAACAGCCTTACTTCTTAAGACATGCTGACATTACTTCACTATCTTGGCCTACATGAAATAAATCACCATGCTTGTCCTATAAACACATTTTACTTTTCCCATCCAATTTTCCATCTTTGTTATGACTTGATGGTATTGTACAGTTCACAACACGCAGTGTGCAACTTCCTCCATTCCATTTGTTGTCCTGTCGCAGACACTAAAATTAGACCACACTGGTTACCGGGTTTCTAGTTCACACTGCTGTGTGTCTCCCTCCCTGCCCTTCATGGGCAAGGTGCCAAGGTGATGCAGTTCCCATAGCAACAGCTTCATGTGTGCAACACTGCAGACTACACTGTCCTCTTTGAACCACAAAATAAAAGGCTGATCAAGTATGATGAAAACAGTGCTGCTGTTAAAAACAAAATGAGTTGTCTCCCCAAATTCAGAGGCATTACTTTGTTTTCGGTCATCAATGTTGCTGCAGAGTATGTTTTGATCAAGTTCCAATATCGAAACCCTTTAAATATCGATCACCTATAAATATGACACTATAGTGATAGTGACAAGTGCTGGATGTAATTCATCCAATGATTTCTTTGGATAAATCATcctaatttctttaaaaacaagcatgggcaaaaaaaaaaaaaaaaaaaaaaaaaaactaggtcTGAAGATGTACAAAATCGTCTTTACAGTCTTAATATAGATGTTGGCAGTTGCAGCTGTTCAAGAAGATACACATCTTCAGGACTGATAAAgtataaacatgtttaaaatgaagCTGGGAAGCACAGTGGCTTAGAGGTTAGCATTGTCACCTAACACCAAGAAGGTCCTAGGTTTGcatctgacctggtcctttctgtggctATATCTGTCAGCCCTGCAATAGATGGGCGGCCTCTCCAGGGTATAACCCACCTCTTGCCCAATAACTGTTGTGATAGGCTCTAGTCCCTCATGACCATTAACAGGATgaagtgggttcagaaaattaTAAGGACTGAAAATAAAGATTGCATTTAGTTCATACCAGTTAATGCCAGTAAATAAGATCCAGCACAATGGAATAGTGAGGCTACAAAGAGTAGAGGTGGTGGAGGTAGATGAGTTAAAATACATGGGTTCAACTATCCAAAAGAATGGAGTGTGTGTCACAAAAGTGAAGaggagtggcaggagtgatttgtgatggaAGGGTATTTCAGAGGACTGTGctaagaccagctatgttgtatggcttcagGGTGGTGgtgctaacaacaacaacaaaaaaaaggagGCAGAAGCAAAAATGGTGATTTTCCTTGGGAGTAAGGAGGATGGACAGGAATAAGCATATCATAGAGATGGCACAAGCAGGAATGTTTGGAGACCAAGTCAGAGAGGTGGAATTAAGATGGTTTGGATATATGAAGAGGAGGGACCCCAAGTATATCTGGAGAAAGATacagaggatggagccaccaggtaggaagagaagagggaggctgaagaggagatttatggatgtgatgAAGGAGGAcgtgcaggtgattggtgacagaagATACAAGGGACAGGGTGagactaatgctgcgtttacacataggcaagatgcgttacgaaatgtcatatttgcgtcattcttggcacattcctgacattcttaacgtgacttaacgcatctgaataggtttcttaatagtgcgtgatatttgtgatttttgtggagcatgtttttggctgtcaaaacatctgccacgaatgtcacgcaccaccctcatttcgcctcatgtcgtggaggtcgcaaatgagcgtgttgatccgtcttgattagtggtgatccttaacagagcgtgacagtgttcttctcttgatgtgcgcacaattaaaccttgctgtactgcattcagtttcattgctgcagcatgctgaagaaggacagtgatgccaagtcggctaaaaatcTCAATGCTCCAATGTttatcagcgcgctcctgcagatgttccacctgctgcatgtgcccgaTGTTTGAGAAAACAAGCGAGATgagagctgcgtggagccacacatctggttctGTCCGTGTCCTCCTCCTttttgcgccactccatggcacagagcccaactaagcatgcagtcacaaagttgttctgtggattttgaggcgcaaactggagcgatctgaattgttcagcagctgatggatgaatatggatgtgtgtgtgtggagacaattcgcctcattcacaacgtgacagaacgtcacgatgcgctgttacacacgatagcgcgcaacaacgcggaacattatacTTGACCTtgggtaatggttcctgataattctccagcaacacgtgccattaatcgtaacaggttccagcagttcctgaggacacctgacgcctctgccccaaatcatcacattcgtgatcagcagccaagaatgtatacttcatatcATTCTTGACTTGTTTTGATAATCATCAAAATAGTTAAAGAATAAGcatacacatcaatcaatcaatcaatcaacttttttcttatatagcgccaaatcacaacaaacagttgccccaaggcgctccacattgcaaggcaaggccatacaataattatgaaaaaccccaacggtcaaaacgaccccctatgagcaagcacttggccacagtgggaaggaaaaactcccttttaacaggaagaaacctccagcagaaccaggctcagggaggggcagtcttctgctgagactggttggggctgagggaaagaaccaggaaaaagagatcgatcactaatgattaaatgcagagtgatgcatacggagcaaaaagagaaagaaacagtgcatcatgggaaccccccccacagtctacgtctaaagcaacataaccaagggatggtccagggtcacccgatccagccctaactataaaccttagcgaaaaggaaagttttaagcctaatcttaaaagtagagagggtatctgtctccctgatctgaattgggagctggttccacaggagaggagcctgaaagctgaaggctctgcctcccattctactcttacaaaccctaggaactacaagtaagcccgcagtctgagagcgaagcgctctaatggggtaatatggtactacgaggtccctaagataagatgggacctgattattcaaaaccttataagtaagaagaagaattttaaattctattctagcattaacaggaagccaatgaagggaggccaacacgggtgagatatgctctctcctgctagtccccgtcagtactctagctgcagcattctgaaccaactgaaggctttttagggaacttttaggacaacctgataataatgaattacaatagtccagcctagaggaaataaatgcatgaattagtttttcagcatcactctgagacaagacctttctgattttagagatattgcgtaaatgcaaaaaggcagtcttacatatttgtttaatatgcgctttgaatgacatatcctgatcaaaaataactccaagatttctcacagtattactagagatcagggaaatgccatccagagtaacgatctggttagacaccatgcttctaagatttgtggggccaagtacaataacttcagttttatctgagtttaaaagcaggaaattagaggtcatccatgtctttatgtctgtaagacaatcctgcagtttagctaattggtgtgtatcctctggcttcatggatagataaagctgggtatcatctgcgtaactcgAATAGTAGGTAACGTAGAACGAATAGTAGGTAAATCATGTAGATATGTAAACtgtggaatgttcttatgtctcacaacttcaggagactcaagttgtagaattcttcctgctagggaggctaaaactctctcaccttgatcagatatcttggttgaatgaaatgatctggatcctacATCAGAAtactgcacttgtcaccagggaaACAGAAAAATAGGGGTGTGCCATTGGTGGGGGCcgagaaatgggggctcctgattggatgaaaagcgggGCGATACAAAACCTGGTATATTCAATGTCTTTTTTGGGGGGATCGCCCTGGTTTAAGATTTGTATTgctctgattttattgccacagttttcAGGGCAGTAAAATTGAGAGGAAAAGTATATGATTTATCAGCCTTGTTGTTCTTCTTGTATCTTATGtgggctggtttatgagtatagggcagtttttttgttgtaatatgtgataaaggaTATTATGTTATAGAGAGTTTAATGCCCACAGAGACTTTCTTGGAATTTTAGAAAATAAATTCCCAAACATTTCTCTAATTTGATTATTTAAAACTGCAAGATAACAGACATTTAAAAGGATGAAGGAGAAAAAAGCAAGCTGTAGCAAATTTGGAGAGTAAATGATATCAAGATTGTAAATACCCAGAATAAGAACTTTTCAGGTGGTGGAGGACTACTCACTGGTTCTCACCTTTGCACACCTTCAACTTGTTCTTTTGTGAAGGTTTTAATGGATTCCCCTCCGGCAGAGTCTTGACTTTGCTTTTCTGGGTGCTCTCCAGTGCACTGTGATGTATCCGTTGGTCTCCTGCGATATGTGCCATTACTTGCTGAGCTCCCGTTCATTGTCAGTGCATCCAACAAAGCTGgagaaagaagaaatgtggtaagacaaacaaacaaaacaaacgtcTTAATTTTTAACGTCTAAACTTAATGCTATCACTGAAGATCAGGTGCAAAAAAGAGGTAACTCTTGTACATTTCTGAGTCAGGGTAGGTGAAGGAAAATGAGAGTCCTATGCAATATTGAGTCCACTTGGAATTCTCCAACAGTTGTTCCTGCACCAATGACTCCCACTAAACTGCGAGAACAAGTACACGGGTTGGGCAGACTTCAAAAATAGAGCATTTTATGTATTTCATATAGTTTTGTTTACATTTATCAAACATGCACCAGAGCAGGTTtagcattctgcacgtgttacatgcTACGCGGCTTTGGGAATTTCACTGCAGACGACACATCACTGTGGGTAAACATTGAATGCTCACTACGTTGTACTAAACAGAGGCAGTCTTCCATAGTGATTGATGATCATTGCTGCAAAAACAGAGGATCACAGGTACTTTCGACACTGTTGTGttataaaaaaaatctgcaaccATGATTTTGAATTTCACAATGATCACAACAATCTTCATCACGTCCACCAAGGAGAGGTTTTCACCTCATTCTGTTGGTTTGGTAGTTTTGCTATCAGGAATATACAAAAGGTGTAAAAGATTATAAAGACAACTATACATTTTACTCTTTTCAGCCCCATCTATACTCAATTACCCAGTCCCGTAGGCACAGCAGCTGGTCTACATCACGGATCAAAGTGCACAGCTCAGCACCCACAGAAACACTTTGTATGACCTACTTCACTCATATTTCTGTTACAATGCACTGCTGATTTACTACTGTGGTTTAAGCTTCAACTGCCTTTAGACTTCAGTTATTctttattcattcactcattcattttctgctcgttatccaggtccaggtcacCGACCACACAGATCATCCCTCACTTCTCCCTCATCGGCTAAGCCCTCTAACTTTTCCCGGGGGATCCCGAATCGTTTCCAATCCAACTGGGAGGTATAATCCTGTGGCCTCCTCCTAGTTGCACGTACCTGGAAAACCTCCAGGGGGAGACAACcagagggcatcctcaccagttgcccaaaccacctcacctagcatttttttttttttttttttttatgtgaaggAGCAACAACTCTACTtcaagtccctcctggatattcgtgcttctcaccctgtccccaagtgtgagcccagatacccaatgaaGAAACCTCATTTCCACCATTTGCATCAGCACCCTTCttgtttcagtcattacccaaagctcatgatcaTAAGtggggacaggagtgaaaaaagacTTTGGTTACTTTGGTCCATGCTAACTTCACTTTGATGAAATTCCTACTAAGCAGAatgatgataaagttgaagataTTTTCATTATGTCAATCAGTTTCTCAAAAATGAATATGACCTATTCTCTACTGGGACGTGGACCATTTCAGAACTGTACTACTGGGAAAGACTCCCGGACTTGAATAAAGCTGCTACCCAGAACAGGAAGCATTGTTTAAATTTCAAAACGTTTTATGTATTTTACAAAATTATACCTTAACCGAGACCCTTATTCTAATCCTAACCTTAACTCTAAAGTACTTAAGATAAAAATAATTTGCAAAGTTGCTAGATGGCTCAATCAGGTTGACAGGATAGTTCAGACACCAGAAGTGCTTTCAGAAATGGCAGTCAGATTTAGTAGTGGAGGGGAGGCAGGGGAATCACACTTTATCCAAGtactacaact from Thalassophryne amazonica chromosome 15, fThaAma1.1, whole genome shotgun sequence harbors:
- the dnajb14 gene encoding dnaJ homolog subfamily B member 14 is translated as MEGNRDEAEKCINIASKALEAGDKEKALKFLNKAEKLYPTDRAKALLDALTMNGSSASNGTYRRRPTDTSQCTGEHPEKQSQDSAGGESIKTFTKEQVEGVQRIKWCKDYYEVLGVSQEASEDDLKKAYRKLALKFHPDKNHAPGATEAFKKIGNAYAVLSNADKRRQYDLTGGEEPTTPGPAHGGGFAFHRGFEADISPEDLFNMFFGGNFPSSHSNGRTNYSQQTDYRQERTEERGDGGFSMFIQLMPIVVLILVSVLSQMMVSPPPYSLYSRPSTGQTIKRRTENLHVEYYVTRGFKSEHKGSALQQIEKNVEEDYVTNVRNNCWKERQTKTDLLYAAKVYRDDRMRKRAELMTMDNCREFDRLTNLFRGG